The Fibrobacter sp. genome includes a window with the following:
- a CDS encoding NYN domain-containing protein yields MSNHVAIFIDAENLTSWVKNGGVETLMEELRSLGQVVVRKAYGKWSTTQLAPLQSVLNENGFELIHTFHPVSGKNSTDIKMTVDTMEVAIESQAQWIVLATGDSDFSPLFRKLREQGKDVIGVGPKSPLSECVKNSCSRYIYTDNADEENADETERNSMLVSEKIDFIDILQSILQEEDGSIHLSALKSKMLERDNAFSEKRLGFKTFKDFVNATDFAEIKDDGNGTLVVSLVKKKVNVQEDAQMTLAKILKKKGWDVFPKATLRKIFKLVCDKTAQKSKSKQALVQEITSKNMIGTTSGIINRVLGIFYKAKLVKINGTEEEKLWKIEKNNKYWYEIDKAMLDRLAAGLKDAGFKAKESEIKALLYGRYTTDDEVHSLLSAYRGVIE; encoded by the coding sequence ATGTCTAATCACGTTGCAATTTTCATTGATGCGGAAAACTTGACCTCTTGGGTAAAGAACGGCGGTGTTGAAACCCTGATGGAAGAACTGCGTTCCCTGGGACAAGTAGTCGTACGCAAGGCGTATGGCAAGTGGTCTACTACGCAGTTGGCCCCGTTGCAGTCTGTGCTGAATGAAAATGGGTTTGAACTGATACATACATTCCATCCTGTCAGTGGGAAAAATTCTACAGATATTAAAATGACTGTTGATACCATGGAAGTGGCGATTGAATCGCAGGCCCAGTGGATTGTGCTTGCAACTGGTGATTCTGATTTTTCTCCGTTATTCCGTAAACTACGTGAACAAGGAAAGGACGTGATAGGTGTTGGTCCGAAATCCCCGCTCAGCGAATGTGTTAAGAATTCTTGCTCAAGGTATATCTACACGGATAATGCCGATGAGGAAAATGCTGACGAAACCGAACGTAATAGTATGCTCGTTTCGGAAAAAATTGATTTTATAGACATTCTTCAATCTATTTTGCAAGAAGAAGACGGCTCTATTCACTTGTCTGCGCTTAAGTCTAAAATGTTGGAACGGGACAACGCTTTCAGTGAAAAACGACTTGGATTTAAAACATTCAAGGATTTTGTAAATGCTACTGATTTTGCGGAAATAAAAGATGACGGGAATGGGACTCTTGTTGTGTCACTAGTCAAGAAGAAAGTGAATGTGCAAGAAGATGCACAAATGACTTTGGCGAAAATTTTGAAGAAGAAAGGGTGGGATGTTTTTCCGAAGGCGACTTTACGTAAAATATTTAAGTTGGTTTGTGATAAAACCGCGCAGAAATCAAAGAGCAAGCAGGCTCTTGTGCAGGAAATTACATCAAAGAATATGATTGGAACGACTAGTGGAATTATTAATCGAGTCCTAGGAATTTTTTATAAAGCAAAGTTGGTGAAAATTAATGGTACAGAAGAAGAAAAACTTTGGAAGATTGAAAAGAATAATAAATACTGGTACGAAATAGATAAGGCTATGCTTGATCGTTTGGCGGCCGGATTGAAAGACGCGGGCTTTAAAGCCAAGGAGTCAGAAATAAAAGCACTGCTTTATGGTCGGTATACGACTGATGATGAAGTTCATTCTCTCTTGTCGGCATATCGTGGTGTTATAGAATAG